In Streptomyces canus, one DNA window encodes the following:
- a CDS encoding ribokinase, whose translation MDDYDLLVVGSANADLVIGVERRPAAGETVLGSDLAVHPGGKGANQAVAAARLGARTALLARVGDDGHGRLLLDSQRAAGVDTVGVLVGGAPTGVALITVDPSGDNSIVVSPGANGRLTPGDVRSAVSLFHASRVVSTQLEIPLETVVEVVRNLAPGSRFVLNPSPPRPLPTEVLAACDPLIVNEHEAKVILGDACVSDAPEDWARLLLAKGPRSVVVTLGAQGSLVASSAGVTRVASVKVDAVDTTGAGDAFTAALAFRLGAGSALAEAAAYASRVGAVAVTRQGAQDSFPTAKEVDAV comes from the coding sequence ATGGACGACTACGACCTTCTGGTCGTGGGGTCGGCCAACGCCGACCTGGTGATCGGCGTGGAGCGGCGGCCGGCGGCCGGCGAGACGGTGCTCGGCTCCGACCTGGCCGTGCATCCGGGGGGCAAGGGCGCCAACCAGGCGGTCGCGGCTGCCCGGTTGGGCGCGCGTACGGCGTTGCTGGCCCGCGTCGGCGACGACGGTCACGGGCGGCTGCTGCTGGACTCGCAGCGGGCGGCCGGGGTCGACACGGTGGGTGTGCTGGTGGGCGGGGCGCCGACGGGGGTCGCGCTGATCACCGTGGACCCGTCGGGGGACAACAGCATCGTGGTGTCGCCGGGTGCCAACGGACGCCTCACACCGGGGGACGTACGGAGCGCGGTCAGCCTCTTCCACGCCTCGCGGGTGGTGTCGACCCAGCTGGAGATCCCGCTGGAGACGGTCGTGGAGGTCGTGCGGAATCTGGCGCCGGGCAGCCGGTTCGTGCTGAACCCGTCGCCGCCGCGGCCGCTGCCGACCGAGGTCCTCGCGGCCTGCGATCCGCTGATCGTCAACGAGCACGAGGCGAAGGTGATCCTCGGGGACGCGTGTGTGAGTGACGCGCCGGAGGACTGGGCGCGGCTGCTGCTCGCGAAGGGGCCGCGGTCGGTGGTGGTGACGCTGGGCGCGCAGGGGTCGCTGGTGGCCTCCTCGGCGGGCGTGACCCGGGTGGCGTCGGTGAAGGTGGACGCCGTGGACACGACGGGTGCGGGGGACGCCTTCACGGCGGCACTGGCGTTCCGGCTCGGGGCCGGTTCGGCACTGGCGGAGGCGGCCGCGTACGCGTCCCGGGTCGGGGCGGTCGCGGTGACCCGGCAGGGTGCGCAGGACTCCTTCCCCACGGCGAAGGAGGTCGACGCCGTATGA